One window of Deinococcus budaensis genomic DNA carries:
- a CDS encoding phosphotransferase, with product MAAEPLIAHASLLRAVREHYGLELHTLTFLPAGTAPAYRAEGPQGRWFLKVLPNTPYGLDLLGRVRAEVPLLRTLRETGVLTWVPRLVPTRAGADLASVGEHAAALYEWIDAANLGASWTAAVPELAPLLGRLHAGTAQITARVRDLPVPPEDFGLPFEAGLLADLRSLEGVGPGDHPGLRALRDLLRPHREELGRLLHQARTFQSAARTRPHRFVVCHTDAHGGNVMRDAAGGLWLIDWETARLAPPEHDLWMLHARLSEVLPAYEEARGQRVALDPDVLGFYFTRRVLEDLAVDVRMILRGNTRPEEDEANLAVLERHILPDLARTDERLEKVRRALR from the coding sequence GTGGCCGCTGAACCCTTGATCGCCCACGCCTCGCTGCTGCGGGCGGTGCGCGAACACTACGGCCTGGAGCTGCATACGCTGACTTTCCTGCCAGCCGGTACGGCCCCCGCCTACCGCGCCGAGGGGCCGCAGGGTCGCTGGTTTCTCAAGGTGCTGCCGAACACGCCGTATGGCCTGGACCTGCTGGGGCGGGTACGGGCGGAGGTGCCGCTGCTGCGGACCCTGCGGGAGACGGGAGTGCTGACGTGGGTGCCCCGGCTGGTGCCGACCCGTGCCGGAGCTGACCTGGCATCGGTGGGCGAGCACGCCGCCGCGCTGTACGAGTGGATCGACGCGGCCAACCTGGGGGCGAGTTGGACGGCGGCAGTCCCGGAACTCGCGCCGCTGCTGGGGCGGCTGCACGCCGGGACGGCGCAGATCACCGCGCGGGTGCGTGACCTGCCCGTACCCCCTGAAGATTTCGGACTGCCTTTCGAGGCCGGGTTGCTGGCCGACCTGCGCTCGCTGGAGGGAGTCGGTCCCGGCGACCATCCCGGCCTGCGTGCCCTGCGGGACCTGCTGCGGCCCCACCGGGAGGAGCTTGGGCGCCTGCTGCACCAGGCCCGGACATTTCAAAGCGCGGCGCGGACCCGGCCCCACCGGTTCGTGGTCTGCCACACGGACGCCCACGGCGGCAACGTGATGCGGGACGCGGCGGGGGGGCTGTGGCTGATCGACTGGGAGACGGCCCGGCTCGCCCCGCCCGAGCACGACCTGTGGATGCTGCACGCCCGGCTGTCCGAGGTGCTGCCCGCCTACGAGGAGGCGCGGGGCCAGCGGGTGGCCCTGGACCCGGATGTGCTGGGCTTCTACTTCACCCGCCGCGTGCTCGAAGACCTCGCCGTGGACGTGCGGATGATCCTGCGCGGCAACACCCGTCCCGAGGAGGACGAGGCCAATCTGGCCGTGCTGGAGCGCCACATCCTGCCCGACCTCGCCCGGACGGACGAGAGGCTGGAGAAGGTCCGGCGTGCCTTGCGCTGA